The uncultured Mailhella sp. genome segment GCATTCGATCAGGGTTTTGACATTTGCAGGCGTCGCACATGCCTAAGATGTCAGACCGCAGCAATCCGGACTTCGCGGATTGCAAGGTTTTCCGGTGGATGGGCAATCCATGCGCCGGGTGTGTGTTGGCTCCTGCGGGACCACCTGTTTGACGGAATGTATTCCGTGCAGGCCGGGTTGGCGACCAGGATCGGCTTTTATGGACTTTTTGCAGGGCTCGAACGGTTGCCAATTGGTCCGTTCTTCTCTTTATCCCCCGCATACATATCCATGAGCCGAACGACTTTGATGCTTTTTCAAAGGCGTTTTTGGTCGTTGCCTGACTTTAGGTGTAGGAACGAAGGGCGCTTCTCCACGCAAGGTGAGCGTGAGCGCGCCTCATGAAATGACCGGTTCCTCTGACCGGTCAGCCGCCCTTTCGGCGGTGGATTCTCCGGTTGAAATACTCCGACAGGGATCAGCCGGAGCGGGTTTGCCAGAAAATGGAGATTCGCAATGACGACAGTTGGCAGTGATCGTATCCGTATCAAGCTTAAGGCTTACGATTACCGCATCCTGGACAAGGCTGTGGCGGAAATCGTGGACACTGCGCGCAATACCGGCGCGGGTGTGGCTGGGCCTATTCCTCTGCCCACCAACATTCACAAGTACACGATTCAGCGCTCGGTCCATGTGGACAAGAAGTCCCGTGAACAGTTCGAGATGAGGGTCCACAAGCGCCTTATGGACATCCTCGACCCCACGCAGCAGACCGTGGACGCTCTGGGCAAGCTTTCCTTGCCCGCCGGCGTGGATGTGGAAATTAAGCTCTAGAGAGGGGCGTCATGTCTGAAAAAATGGGTATTATTGGACGAAAGCTGGGCATGACCCGTATTTTCGCCGACGACGGCAGCGCTGTTGCCGTTACCGTGGTCAAGGCAGGTCCCTGCCCCGTGACCCAGGTAAAGACGGTGGAAAAGGACGGCTACAACGCTCTTCAGATCGCCTTTGAAGAAGTGGCTGAAAAGAAGGTGACCAAGGCTATGCGCGGTCACTTCGCCAAGGCCGGCGTGGCTCCCTGCCGCGAAGTTCGCGAGATCCGTCTCGCCGAACCGGCCGCCGTTGAAGTCGGTCAGGTCCTCACCGCCGAAGTGTTCGCCGCCGGCGACACCGTGAAGGTGACGGGAACCAGCATTGGTAAAGGTTATCAGGGCGTTATGCGCCGTTGGAACTTCCATGGCATTGACGATGGCCATGGCGACGAAAAGGTGCATCGTTCCGGTGGTTCCATCGGTAACAACACCTTCCCCGGACATGTGTTCAAGGGCAAGAAGATGGCCGGTCAGTGGGGCGCCGAACGCGTCACGCAGCAGGGCCTGAAGATCGTGGAAGTTCGCCCCGAGGATAACGTCATCCTTATTAAGGGTGCCGTGCCCGGACCGAAGAACGGTCTGGTGCTGGTGCGCAAGCAGTAGTGCGCAACACAGGAGATGAAGCAATGGCTGTTATGAAAGTTTACGATCAGAACAATCAGGAAGCCGGGGAAGTCACCCTCGCTCCCGAAGTGTTCGAAGTCGAAGTGAGGCCGGAGATTCTGAACCTTGTGGTTCGTGCCTATCGCGCCGCCCAGCGTGCCGGTACTCACGCCGCCAAGACCCGCGCCTTTGTGTCCGGCGGCGGCAAGAAGCCCTTCAAGCAGAAGGGCACTGGCAATGCACGCCAGGGATCCAACCGTTCGCCCATCATGCGTGGTGGCGCGATCGTCTTCGGACCCCAGCCGCGTGACTACAGCTTCAAGGTCAACAAGAAGGTGCGCGCTCTGGCTCTGCGCATGGCTCTTTCCTCCCGCGTGGCCGACGGCCTCATGGTGGTGAAGGGCATTGAACTTGCCGAAGCCAAGACGAAGCTTTTCGCCGGCGTCGCCAAGAACCTCGGCCTTACCAAGGCTCTGGTTGTGGCCGCTCCCGAAGAAAACGGCGTGAATCCCACGCTGGCTCTCGCTTCCCGCAACCTCCCTGGTATCACCCTCGTCACCCCCGATGCCGTGACTGTGTACGATGTGCTCAATTGCAAGCAGCTCGTGGTGCTGGAAGGTGCTCTGCCCCATCTGGAAGAGAGACTGAAGTAGTCGCTCGCCTTGAAAGGAATGGACATGGATTACACTAAAATTCTTCTTCGGCCCGTGGTGACCGAAAAGGCCACCGCTCTTCGTGAAGAAGGCGTGTACGCCTTTTTCGTCGATACCAAGGCCAACAAGATCGAGATCGGTAAGGCAGTGGAAGAAGCCTTCAAGGTCAAGGTCACGAATGTCAATGTCATTACGGTCAAGCCGCGCCGTCGCGTGCGTCAGGGCCGCGTGAAGGGTCGCATCCCGGGCTATCGCAAGGCCTATGTCACCCTCGCCGCTGACAACAAAATCGATTTCTTCGAGGGAGTCTAGTCAATGGCTGTTCTGAAGATGAAACCGACCTCGGCTGGACGTCGTTTCCAGACTGTGTCCGACTTCGCTGAGATCACCAGATCTACGCCGGAAAAGTCTCTCACCGAAGGTCTTACCAAGAAGAGCGGCCGCAACAACAACGGCCGCGTTACCAGCCGTCG includes the following:
- the rpsJ gene encoding 30S ribosomal protein S10 → MTTVGSDRIRIKLKAYDYRILDKAVAEIVDTARNTGAGVAGPIPLPTNIHKYTIQRSVHVDKKSREQFEMRVHKRLMDILDPTQQTVDALGKLSLPAGVDVEIKL
- the rplC gene encoding 50S ribosomal protein L3; translation: MSEKMGIIGRKLGMTRIFADDGSAVAVTVVKAGPCPVTQVKTVEKDGYNALQIAFEEVAEKKVTKAMRGHFAKAGVAPCREVREIRLAEPAAVEVGQVLTAEVFAAGDTVKVTGTSIGKGYQGVMRRWNFHGIDDGHGDEKVHRSGGSIGNNTFPGHVFKGKKMAGQWGAERVTQQGLKIVEVRPEDNVILIKGAVPGPKNGLVLVRKQ
- the rplD gene encoding 50S ribosomal protein L4, whose translation is MAVMKVYDQNNQEAGEVTLAPEVFEVEVRPEILNLVVRAYRAAQRAGTHAAKTRAFVSGGGKKPFKQKGTGNARQGSNRSPIMRGGAIVFGPQPRDYSFKVNKKVRALALRMALSSRVADGLMVVKGIELAEAKTKLFAGVAKNLGLTKALVVAAPEENGVNPTLALASRNLPGITLVTPDAVTVYDVLNCKQLVVLEGALPHLEERLK
- the rplW gene encoding 50S ribosomal protein L23 → MDYTKILLRPVVTEKATALREEGVYAFFVDTKANKIEIGKAVEEAFKVKVTNVNVITVKPRRRVRQGRVKGRIPGYRKAYVTLAADNKIDFFEGV